In Kineococcus sp. NBC_00420, a single genomic region encodes these proteins:
- a CDS encoding DUF742 domain-containing protein: MTPLEQYGSEEEDEFDEFDRPFLGSAATTSGAAATAAPVPAHLAQDLPDEFAEEAGSEVRAYLLTGGRTGGGAAGIAMETTAVLTPQGVEAAAKRSLAFELGQVLDVCAEVRSVAEVAALVGIPLGVAQVLVGDLVARELLITTSTAKSLAFDVSFIERLINGVAAL; encoded by the coding sequence GTGACTCCCCTCGAGCAGTACGGCTCCGAGGAGGAGGACGAGTTCGACGAGTTCGACCGTCCCTTCCTCGGAAGTGCCGCAACGACGTCCGGGGCGGCGGCCACCGCCGCCCCGGTACCGGCCCACCTCGCGCAGGACCTCCCCGACGAGTTCGCCGAGGAGGCCGGCTCCGAGGTCCGGGCCTACCTGCTGACCGGCGGACGGACCGGGGGAGGGGCCGCCGGGATCGCGATGGAGACCACGGCCGTGCTCACCCCGCAGGGGGTGGAGGCGGCGGCGAAGCGCTCGCTCGCCTTCGAACTCGGACAGGTCCTCGACGTGTGCGCCGAGGTCCGCTCCGTCGCCGAGGTCGCCGCCCTCGTCGGCATCCCCCTGGGCGTCGCCCAGGTCCTCGTCGGCGACCTCGTCGCCCGCGAACTGCTCATCACGACGTCCACCGCGAAGTCCCTCGCGTTCGACGTCTCGTTCATCGAGAGGTTGATCAACGGTGTCGCTGCACTCTGA
- a CDS encoding GTP-binding protein has translation MSLHSEVAPPQAAVKRPPIPVKILVSGGFGVGKTTTVGALSEIEPLSTEAAMTSASIGVDYAGEASEKTTTTVAMDFGRVTIDESIILYMFGTPGQDRFGFMWNDLADGALGGIILVDPSRIDDCFVALDYFEKIGLPFVLAVNSFANRSQLTLDQVRAAANVDPAVPVVSVDAREREGVKRVVLTLLQLILSRARNAA, from the coding sequence GTGTCGCTGCACTCTGAGGTCGCGCCCCCGCAGGCGGCCGTGAAACGTCCCCCGATCCCGGTCAAGATCCTCGTCTCCGGCGGTTTCGGCGTCGGGAAGACGACGACCGTCGGGGCCCTGTCCGAGATCGAACCGCTGAGCACCGAGGCCGCCATGACCTCGGCGTCCATCGGGGTCGACTACGCCGGCGAGGCCAGCGAGAAGACCACGACGACCGTGGCCATGGACTTCGGTCGCGTCACGATCGACGAGAGCATCATCCTGTACATGTTCGGGACCCCGGGGCAGGACCGCTTCGGGTTCATGTGGAACGACCTCGCCGACGGTGCGCTCGGCGGGATCATCCTGGTGGACCCCAGCCGGATCGACGACTGCTTCGTGGCCCTGGACTACTTCGAGAAGATCGGCCTGCCGTTCGTGCTGGCCGTCAACTCCTTCGCGAACCGCAGCCAGCTCACCCTGGACCAGGTCCGCGCCGCCGCCAACGTCGATCCCGCCGTCCCCGTGGTGTCCGTCGACGCCCGGGAACGCGAGGGCGTCAAGCGGGTCGTGCTGACGCTGCTGCAGCTGATCCTGTCCCGCGCCCGCAACGCCGCCTGA